DNA from Nitrospina gracilis Nb-211:
TCTCTCGACCAGAACTGGATGACGCCGCCGGTACGCATCCTGATGGGCAGCATTCTGGGCAGTGTGCTTTTGGCGCTGGGTGTGAAACTGCGCGCTGATCGTAAAATCCTGAGTCCCGTTCTGCAAGGCGGAGGACTGGCGACGTTTTACATGACGGTGTTTGCCGCGTTTCAACTGTATGCGTTGATCCCGCACCTGTATGCGTTTTCCGTCATGATCGGCATCACTCTACTTGCCTTCACCCTCGCGGTCCGGCAATACGAATTCGCATTGGCACTGGTGGCGGTGACGGGCGGCCTGAGCACACCGTTTCTTCTGCACCAGGAGGCGGGAAGCCTGCCGGGCCTCGTGCTCTACACCTGTCTCGTGCTGGCAGGTTCCATGGCCGTTTATTACTTCCGGCCGTGGCGCTCGCTTCTCTGGTATTCCTGGGCCGGGGGCTGGGTGGTGCTCGGCATTGCGGAAGGGGAACTCCCGGCCTACAAGGTGGAACGTATCTTTCAGTTCTGGAGCGTGGAGGGCGGCGTGCTGTTCGCCTTCGCTTTGTTCTGGATCATCCCACTCCTCACCAAGCAACGGCAGTGGCATCCGTCCACATCGGAAAAGTCCGCCGAACCCAAAACCGTATTCGAAAACACTTTCGCCGAACACAACGCCCCGGTGACCGCACTCATGGTGTTCTCCGGCATCATGGCCTGGCTTCTGTCCTACCTCATCTGGGACCTGCCGGACGAGCGATGGGGACAAATCCTTCTGGCGTTCTGTCTGCCGTTTTTCAGCATCGCGTTTGTCTTGTGGCGGAGGGGCACGCCGCCGGAGCCGGTGGCCCTGCACGCGGCCATGGGCGTGTTCCTTTTAACGCTGGGGCTGTGGCATCTGTTCGATGACAATCTTCTCTTCTTTGCCTTGAGTGTGGAGGCCACGGCGCTTCACTGGTTCGGCAAACGCACGCGCGAACACGTGGTCACCTACACCGGCACCGTAATCCTGATGCTCCTCACCGCCTGGCTGTGCATGCGCATCCTGGGCCGCGTGCCGGAGACCGCCGTCGTCAACTGGCGCGCCGGGGCGGACCTTGCCTTCCTTCTGCTCGCGGCGTACTGGTCCACGCTCATGCCAAAAAAAGAAGAATCGCAGGCGTACCTGCTGGTGGCGTACGTCGGCTGGATCGGTTGGTTGTGGCGGGAGTTGAATGTCCTGCCGCATGGCAGTGCGTGGGTGTCGATAGGCTGGGGCCTGACCGGTGCGGCTCTTCTTCTTTACGGTGTGCGCACGAAACGGATCAACGCCTTCCGCGCGGGACTGGGCACGCTGGTGCTGGTGGCGGTGAAGCTCACCCTGTTCGACCTGTCCCACCTGTCAGCCTTGTGGCGCATTCTGATTTTCATGGGATTCGGCGCGGCCTTTTTATGGATCAGTTACTGGATGAAATCGCCGTGGACCCAGCCCGCCCCCGGCAAACCGGCGTGATCCCCACACACTTTCTAAACGCGAAACGTTTTTGCGCGCAGGTCACGGACCTTTCGTCAGGTCAGATTGCAGTTTGAGCAGGTTGTAATAAGTGCCCTTCTGCTGGATCAACTCCCGCCGCGTGCCGAACTCGACGACCTTGCCATGACGCAGGACCAGCACCTTGTCCACGTGCTGCAATGTGGACAGGCGGTGCGCGATGACGATCGAAGTGCGTCCCTGGATGAGTTTTTGAATGGCGTCCTGGATTTTTTTCTCCGTTTCGGTATCGACGTTGGACGTGGCTTCGTCGAGGATCAGGATGCGCGGATTGAACGCCAGCGCCCGCGCAAACGACAGCAGTTGCTTCTGCCCCAGCGACAGGCTCTTGCCGCCCTCCATCAGCGCCTGTTCGTACTTGTGCGGCAGGTTGTCGATGAAATGGTGCGAGTGCACGGCGTGCGCGATGGACTCGATTTCCTCCATACCGAGATCGGTGTTGCCGAGGCGGATGTTGTCCAGCACGTTCCTGGCGAACAGAAAGACGTCCTGTTGCACCAGCGCCATCTGACTGCGGAGCGCATACTTGTCCACTTCCGTAAGCGGTGTGCCATCGACCCGGATCGTTCCTTTTTGAATATCGTAAAAACGGTACAGCGTGTTGACAATGGTGGTCTTGCCGGAACCCGTGGCACCGACGATGGCCAGGCTCTCCCCCGGCTCCAGCGCGAAGGACACGTCCTGCAAAACGTAGTCCTCGTTCTTGTAAGCGAACCACACGTTTTCGAACTCCACCCGGCCCTCGATCCTGGGAAGCGGCTTCGGTTGCGCCGGATTGGGCATATCTTCTTCCGTGTCGAGCAACTCGAAGATGCGCTCGGAGGACGCCATCGCCGTTTGGATGATATTGAATTTTTCCGCGAGGTCGCGGATCGGTTCAAAAAACTTGTGCAGGTACTGGAGGAACGCCACCAACACACCCAGTTCGACTTCGTTCTGCACGAAGCGGCCGCCGCCGTACCAGATGACGAGCCCCATGCCGAGCGCACTGAACACATCGATCGACGGCAGGTACACCGAGTTGTAAAACAGCGAACGCAGGTCTTCCCTCAGTTTGGAACCGCTCACATCGGTGAACTGCTTCCGGCGGTTCTCCTCCTGGTTGAACATCTGCACCGTGGTCATGCCCGACAGGTTTTCTTCCAGCAGGGTGTTCAGCGTGGTCTGGTGCGCGCGGTTCTTGCGAAGTGCATCGCGGGCACGGGTGCGGTAGGCATTGGTCGCCAAATACAGAAACGGAAACACCACGCACACCACCAGCATCAGCCGCCAGTCGAGGTACGCCAGCATGAAGAAAATGCCGACCAGCGTGAACAGGTCGCTGAATACGAGGATGAGTCCCGATGTCAGCATTTCGTTCAGCACCTCGATGTCGTTCACGGTGCGGGTGATCATCTTGCCGATGGGATTGCGGTCGAAAAACCGGAACGACATTTTGTGGAGGTGACCGAACACCTGCGTGCGCAGGTCGTACATCACCTGCTGACCGATGAACTGGATGGTGTAGTACTGGAAGAACTGACAGACGAACGCCGCGATCAGGACCACCAGATAGATGAGCGCAATCTGATCGAGCCCGGAGTATTCGCCGACCCTGATGTGATCGTCGATGGCGATCTTGGTGAGGTACGGCCCCGCCAGGTTGAGGATCGACACGGAAAGCAGCAAGCCCACCGACAACAGCACCAGCATGCGGTATGGCCGCAGGTAGCTCAGAATGCGCTTGAACAGCGGCCAGTCGTAATAGCGCTGGTCGAGACTTTCTTCCCATTCGTTCATTGCAGAAGGATCTCCATCTCGCGCGCCAGCGCCTGGTTGTTGTAGATGTGGCGGTACACGCCGTCCTGTTTCTGCATCAATTGAGCGTGCCCCCCCTCTTCCAGAACCTTCCCCTCGCTCAGCACCACCACGCGGTCCACCTGCCTGGCCAAAGACAGGCGGTGGGTGACGATCAATGTTGTCGTTCCCTGAATGACGGAACGGATATTATTCAGGATGATCGATTCGGTTTCGACATCGAGGCTGGAAAAAGCGTCGTCGAGAATCAGGATGCGCGGTTTGCGGATCAGCGCCCGGGCCAGCGCGATGCGCTGTTTCTGCCCGCCGGAAACCGACACGCCGCGTTCGCCAACTACGGTGTCGAGTCCCTGGGGAAACCGTTCGAGGTCCGGCGTCAGGTGCACGCAGCGCACCACCGCGTCGATCTCCGCATCCGTCGCCTCCGGCCGCGCCAGCGCGATATTGTTGCGGATGGTGGTGGAGAACAGGAATGGTTCCTGTTCGACGTACCCGATGTGACGGCGCAGGACCGCTGTCGGGATTTCGGAGAGGGGTTTGCCGTCCAGAAGAATTCTTCCCTGCGGCGCATCGTACACGCGCGGGAGCAGTTGCATGAGCGTCGATTTTCCCGCGCCGATCATGCCGATGAACGCGACGCTGGTCCCCGCCTCGATGTGCAAGTCGATGCCATCCAGCGCCTGGGCCTCGCTGTCCGGGTACGAGAACGTCAGGTTGCGCACCTCGATGCCGCCGCGAATATCGAACGATTCCACTTCTTTTTCCGGCATCGCGAGCGCCGAACGCGAATTTAGAATGTGCTGGATGCGGCGCATGGCGGTGACGCCCTTCTGCCACAGGTTGATGACGTAGCCGATGGCCATCATCGGCCACGACAGCATCATCAGATAACCGTTGAACGCCACGAACGATCCCAGAGTGATGCTGCCGTCGATCACTTCCTTGCCGCCGATCCACAGCGTGATCATTGCCGCAATGCCGATAACGAACACCAAAGACGGCGTGAACAGGCCGAACATTTTGGCCAGGCTCATGTTCTTGTCAATGTGATCCCGGTTCAGCCGATCGAATCGGCGGATCTCGTTTTGTTCCTGCACGAACGCGTGGAGCACGCGGATGCCCGCCAGGTTTTCCTGCACCATGCTGGTGATGCGCGACAGGTTTTCCTGAATACTCTGATGCCGGATGCTGATGGCGCGGATGAAGGTGAAGAACAGCACCGAGATGATGGGCAGGGGCAACAGCGCGTACAGCGTGAGCTTCGGGTTGATGTAGATCATGAGCGCGAGACAGCCGATGATCACCACCACCGCGTCCAACACCACCAGCAGGCCGAGGCCGAGGAAATCCTTCACCGCGCGCAGGTCGTTGGTGGCGCGGGACATGAGGTCACCCACTTCATGTTTCTGGAAGAACGTGCGGTCGAGTGTGAGGAAGTGCGCAAACACGTGGTTGAGGATGTCGATTTCCATCTTGCGCGATGGACCGAACAGGTGACGCCGCCAGCCATAACGCGCCACCGCCTGCACGCCCGCCGCGAGGAACAGCCATCCCGCGTATTCGATGAGTTGGCTCTGCGCCGGGTCGTTGGGAAGCAGGTCGATCACCTGTTTGAGGAGCCACGGGATCACCATACCGACCAGGTCCGTCACCAGCAGAGCGATGATGCCGACCCCGATCTCGCGCCGGTGCGGCTTCATGTATCGAATGAACGTGCGGACGTGTTCCATAGAATCGCAATCCGGTCAAGGCCGCCGGGTCGGAATTAGGAGGAGTGCGAAACCCGCCCGCCTCGCCAAAAACTCAGACGGTGCCCATGGAAAGAAACATGGCCACCAACCCCAGGGACAGGCAAATCAGATTGTTCAGTTTCTTTTCATCCCCTTCGTGCACGGTGGGAAGCAGGTCGCCAATGCTGATGTACAAAAACGTGCCGGCCGACACGCCGAGAGCGAAGCCGACGGGATAGGGATTGAACTCTTCCAGCGCAAACGTGGAAAGAATCGCCGCCGCCGGGGTGATCAGGGCGAAGATCACCATGTACGCGAGAACCTTTCGGCTGGAGAACTCGCCGCCCTTCATCAGAATACTGCTCAGGGCCAGCGCCGCCGGGAATTTGTGAATCGTCACCGCAAGCAGGATGACCACACTCATGTTCAACATGCTGGCCGCGCCGATGGCCACACCGTCGAGGATGCTGTGAAAACCGATGCCCGCATACGCCGCGAGGCCGATCTTGTGGTAATCGCAGTGACCCTCTTCACACGGGTGCACCATGATGAATTTTTCCATCACATAAATGGCGAGGAACCCGAGGATCACGGGGAATCCGATCTGGCGGCCCAGCACTTCGGTGATTTCCGGGACCATGTGGAAGAAGACCGCGCCCAGCAGAATCCCGGCGCAGAAGCTGATCAACATGCGGAAGGTCTTTTGCGACCAATCCTTGATGGTGGGAATCCAGCCGCCGATCATGGTCACAGCGAAGATGAACAGCAGAAACAAATAGAAGCCCGAATTGTCCATGTTTTGGCTCACGGTCCGGCATGCCGGAATATTAAAGGGGTTTTAAGGTTTACAGTCTTGGATGTCAAAAACAGCCGCGCGATCCAGAATATTTCCATATCAGCCGTGTTTTTCGCCCATGACCCGGATCAGGTTCCCGGCGGCATAAGCGCGAATGACCGCCTGCGGATCGTTGAGCATGGGCAATAGCAGTTGGAACGCCGCGGCTCCGCCCATCATGCCCGTGGCGCGGACGGCGGCGGTGCGAACGCGGGTGACGGGATCATTCAAAACCTGCTTCAAAAGCTGAGCCCGGTTCGGCAGGGGCGTTTCTCCCAATACCCGTGCGGTCATACTGCGCATGCCGAAGTCGGGGCTTTGCAGAAGGTCCGAAAACACGCGGCGGCAGTCCTCGCTGTTCAGCCGGAACAGGGACAAGGCGGCGGACAGCCGCACCACCGGGTCGGCGTCGTTGCAGAACGGCTTCAATTCCTTGAGCACCGCCACCGGCGGCAGGTACCCCATAGCCAACAACGCCCGGCCGCGCACCGAGGCATTCGGACTCAGGCTGAGGCGAATGAGTGGACGCAACAGCACGATGTCCGCTTTTTCTCCGATCGCCTTGAGCGCATTGGTAACAACATCCGGTTCCTCCGACTCCAGCAAAGCGGCGAGGTGTTGCAGGGATTTCTCGTCGCCGATCTGCCCAAGGTAGCTGATGGCCTGGTACCGCTGAACCGCATCGCCCGCGCCGAGCGCATCGACCAGGTGAGCATAGTACTTTTCCTCGCCCAACCGGAACAGGGCATACGCCGCCGCAAGGCGCACCATGCGGTCCGGTGCGTCCAACTGTTTGCGGATCGTGGAAAGCGATTCCCGGTCGCCCAACTCCGCGACCATCTCCAGCGCCACCGACCGCACCCAGATATTGGAGTCATCCAACAGCCGCTTGGCGGCCTGAAGCGCGGCGTCCTTCGACATTTTCTCCAGCGCCTGCAGGGCAAACTGGCGCGTCGTCGGATAAAAATCCAGCGTGCCCTCGACGACGAGGTCGATCAACTCCGGGTCGAGCGACTCCCCGGCGGCACGGATGGCCCCACTGCGCACGAACGCCTCGTCACTTTGGTACGTCATGCGCAGGATCTGGCGGCATTCCTCGCGCAGTTTTTCAACCAGCGCCTTCGGGGCCACACCCCCTTCCTCCACCGCGAGGGCCAGGGGCAAAAAGGCCGTTCCCAGCAGGAAGAGCGCCGCCGCAAAAATTTTAATTCGATTCCACATTCAAAAAAAATTCCGGGTCAAAGAAAGCGGGAGAGGCATCGCCATTTTCCTCCTGCAAGGCGGCGAAATGGTGTTTCGCCGCAAAAAAGGTTTCCGCCTCGCCGGGTTTTCCACGATTGCGGAAACCAGTTTCGAGAATACCGCATTTTTCGACCAGCATCTCCAGCACTCCGCGGCGGGTTTCCCCCTGCGGTTTCTGCCGGACCAGCAGTTTCTCCAGCGCGTACACGCGAAAGCGGTCCATGCCCCAGTAACGCGCCGAAAGCTGGTCTTCATGGCCGCCGTATTTCACGATGAGCGGCTCTTCCAGGAACTGGACGGGGTACAGGAATGTGAGACGCAACCACAGGTCGTAATCCTCGCAAGCGGGCAGGGCCTCATCGAACCCACCGATGCGGCTCAGCACCTCACGTTTCAGCATGACCGATGAAGGGCTGATGATACATAAAGGCAGGCAGTGTTGAAAGATGTAACCCGAATATTTCCGGTGTTTTTTGGCCGGATTCACACGCACCCCGTTGCGGATCCAGATTTCATCGGTGTAGCAGGCGGGACAGCCGGGGTGGGTCTGCATCCAT
Protein-coding regions in this window:
- a CDS encoding DUF2339 domain-containing protein, which produces MAEDNQKKLLEVIKRLDQRVADLNRRVQKLEAQLDDPWFRTEDSGESGPAASPSPGPAQTAPPTPPKDEVSQGEFWLNKIGIALLLMGLAFLFKYSLDQNWMTPPVRILMGSILGSVLLALGVKLRADRKILSPVLQGGGLATFYMTVFAAFQLYALIPHLYAFSVMIGITLLAFTLAVRQYEFALALVAVTGGLSTPFLLHQEAGSLPGLVLYTCLVLAGSMAVYYFRPWRSLLWYSWAGGWVVLGIAEGELPAYKVERIFQFWSVEGGVLFAFALFWIIPLLTKQRQWHPSTSEKSAEPKTVFENTFAEHNAPVTALMVFSGIMAWLLSYLIWDLPDERWGQILLAFCLPFFSIAFVLWRRGTPPEPVALHAAMGVFLLTLGLWHLFDDNLLFFALSVEATALHWFGKRTREHVVTYTGTVILMLLTAWLCMRILGRVPETAVVNWRAGADLAFLLLAAYWSTLMPKKEESQAYLLVAYVGWIGWLWRELNVLPHGSAWVSIGWGLTGAALLLYGVRTKRINAFRAGLGTLVLVAVKLTLFDLSHLSALWRILIFMGFGAAFLWISYWMKSPWTQPAPGKPA
- a CDS encoding ABC transporter ATP-binding protein — its product is MNEWEESLDQRYYDWPLFKRILSYLRPYRMLVLLSVGLLLSVSILNLAGPYLTKIAIDDHIRVGEYSGLDQIALIYLVVLIAAFVCQFFQYYTIQFIGQQVMYDLRTQVFGHLHKMSFRFFDRNPIGKMITRTVNDIEVLNEMLTSGLILVFSDLFTLVGIFFMLAYLDWRLMLVVCVVFPFLYLATNAYRTRARDALRKNRAHQTTLNTLLEENLSGMTTVQMFNQEENRRKQFTDVSGSKLREDLRSLFYNSVYLPSIDVFSALGMGLVIWYGGGRFVQNEVELGVLVAFLQYLHKFFEPIRDLAEKFNIIQTAMASSERIFELLDTEEDMPNPAQPKPLPRIEGRVEFENVWFAYKNEDYVLQDVSFALEPGESLAIVGATGSGKTTIVNTLYRFYDIQKGTIRVDGTPLTEVDKYALRSQMALVQQDVFLFARNVLDNIRLGNTDLGMEEIESIAHAVHSHHFIDNLPHKYEQALMEGGKSLSLGQKQLLSFARALAFNPRILILDEATSNVDTETEKKIQDAIQKLIQGRTSIVIAHRLSTLQHVDKVLVLRHGKVVEFGTRRELIQQKGTYYNLLKLQSDLTKGP
- a CDS encoding ABC transporter ATP-binding protein; the encoded protein is MEHVRTFIRYMKPHRREIGVGIIALLVTDLVGMVIPWLLKQVIDLLPNDPAQSQLIEYAGWLFLAAGVQAVARYGWRRHLFGPSRKMEIDILNHVFAHFLTLDRTFFQKHEVGDLMSRATNDLRAVKDFLGLGLLVVLDAVVVIIGCLALMIYINPKLTLYALLPLPIISVLFFTFIRAISIRHQSIQENLSRITSMVQENLAGIRVLHAFVQEQNEIRRFDRLNRDHIDKNMSLAKMFGLFTPSLVFVIGIAAMITLWIGGKEVIDGSITLGSFVAFNGYLMMLSWPMMAIGYVINLWQKGVTAMRRIQHILNSRSALAMPEKEVESFDIRGGIEVRNLTFSYPDSEAQALDGIDLHIEAGTSVAFIGMIGAGKSTLMQLLPRVYDAPQGRILLDGKPLSEIPTAVLRRHIGYVEQEPFLFSTTIRNNIALARPEATDAEIDAVVRCVHLTPDLERFPQGLDTVVGERGVSVSGGQKQRIALARALIRKPRILILDDAFSSLDVETESIILNNIRSVIQGTTTLIVTHRLSLARQVDRVVVLSEGKVLEEGGHAQLMQKQDGVYRHIYNNQALAREMEILLQ
- a CDS encoding ZIP family metal transporter → MDNSGFYLFLLFIFAVTMIGGWIPTIKDWSQKTFRMLISFCAGILLGAVFFHMVPEITEVLGRQIGFPVILGFLAIYVMEKFIMVHPCEEGHCDYHKIGLAAYAGIGFHSILDGVAIGAASMLNMSVVILLAVTIHKFPAALALSSILMKGGEFSSRKVLAYMVIFALITPAAAILSTFALEEFNPYPVGFALGVSAGTFLYISIGDLLPTVHEGDEKKLNNLICLSLGLVAMFLSMGTV
- a CDS encoding HEAT repeat domain-containing protein; translated protein: MWNRIKIFAAALFLLGTAFLPLALAVEEGGVAPKALVEKLREECRQILRMTYQSDEAFVRSGAIRAAGESLDPELIDLVVEGTLDFYPTTRQFALQALEKMSKDAALQAAKRLLDDSNIWVRSVALEMVAELGDRESLSTIRKQLDAPDRMVRLAAAYALFRLGEEKYYAHLVDALGAGDAVQRYQAISYLGQIGDEKSLQHLAALLESEEPDVVTNALKAIGEKADIVLLRPLIRLSLSPNASVRGRALLAMGYLPPVAVLKELKPFCNDADPVVRLSAALSLFRLNSEDCRRVFSDLLQSPDFGMRSMTARVLGETPLPNRAQLLKQVLNDPVTRVRTAAVRATGMMGGAAAFQLLLPMLNDPQAVIRAYAAGNLIRVMGEKHG
- a CDS encoding glycosyltransferase family 2 protein, with protein sequence MTDKEPQISIIVPTFNRAWCLQETLASVCQQQFKNYELIVVDDASTDDTERLVKSFDSVQYIRLESNQGVSAARNAGLRRARGHYICFLDSDDRWIDTKLERQWEWMQTHPGCPACYTDEIWIRNGVRVNPAKKHRKYSGYIFQHCLPLCIISPSSVMLKREVLSRIGGFDEALPACEDYDLWLRLTFLYPVQFLEEPLIVKYGGHEDQLSARYWGMDRFRVYALEKLLVRQKPQGETRRGVLEMLVEKCGILETGFRNRGKPGEAETFFAAKHHFAALQEENGDASPAFFDPEFFLNVESN